From the genome of Plasmodium sp. gorilla clade G2 genome assembly, contig: PADLG01_00_4, whole genome shotgun sequence, one region includes:
- a CDS encoding cytoadherence linked asexual protein 3.1, putative — protein MVLRSKIFFFFLLFFLYLNEKVICSINENENETKTISQYENQNQNVNQTINHYDNIDQLKSMIGNDELHKNLTILEKLILESLEKDKLKYPLIKEGSDQLLDISKFQKKNVSDTNDESYVIPTIQSSFHDIVKYEHLMKKQLIEIYNSDISDIIKKKIFIVRTLKTIKLMLIPLNSYKQKNNLKCALEELNNVFITKNVEEKKTISPVGDHATFFSNLLTRFKNIISGVHDIEQSHGIKPKKELLILDDTKIDVMDTNDFFFTTNTNINFMEALDDITNQYGLGLINHLGPHLIALGHFIVLKLALKNYNSYFQAKSIKFFSWQNILQFSLTDRFKVLDMMCDHESVYYSEKKRRKTYLKVDRSHTSMECNILEYLIHYFNKYQLEIIKTTQDTDFDLHGMMEHKYIKDYFFSFMCNDPKECIIYHTNQFKKEANEENTFPEEPNREISAYNIYLNYYYFMKRYSSYGTKKTLYVHLLNLTGLLNYDIRAYVTSLYLPGYYNAVEMSFTEEKEFSTLFENLLKCIEKCHLHQPNTLSKDSNFLNDVSKCDVCKGAFLYSNLKFDEVPSMVQKFYVYLTKGLKIQKVSALMRTLDMYQEYSNFLSHDINWYTFLFLFRLTSFKDISTKNIAEAMYLNIKDEDSFNRTVVTNYWFPSPIKKYYTLYVRKRIPNNLVDELEKLMKVGTLEKMKKSLTFLVHVNSFLQLDFFHQLNEPPLGLPRSYPLSLILEHKFKDWMISSPAGFYFSNYHNPYIRKDLHDKVLSQKFEPPKMNQWNKVLKSLIECAYDMYFDQRHVKNLYKYHNIYNINNKLMLMRDSMDLYKTHFDDVLFFADIFNMRKYMTATPTYKKVKDRVYHTLHSIMGNSVNFYNYGIIYGFKINKEILKEVMDELFSIYNFNTDIFSDTSFLQTVYLLFRRIEETYRTQRRDDKMSVNNVFFMNVANNYSKLNKEERELEIHNSMASRYYAKTMFAAFQMLFSTMLSNNADHLDKAYGLSENIQVATSTSAFLTFAYVYNGSIMDSMTNSLLPPYAKKPITQLKYGKTFVFSNFFMLASKMYDMLNYKNLSLLCEYQAVASANFYSSKKVGQFIGRKFLPITTYYLYLRIGGSSVWTLGKSCTTSSTDPTHSCTTHTTKCNTINAAPHKFFFNNDLARDASIYLFFYFFSNLYLDAGKSFPGGFGPAIKEQTKHVSEKTYERKPSVHSFNRNFFMELTNGFMYAFCFFAVFSLYAYYENIHFYITSNFRFLERYYGVFNKYLINFVRTKIKEYTSDLLIKYEREAYLNMKKYGYLGEVIASRLSPKDKIMNYLHETNEETMNNLRRYDMEHAFKNKMATYVDDFAFFDDCGKNEQFLNERCDYCPVVEEVEETQLQPQLLPHTDETTNLSEPTSAYVDVEKINEEHSEDSDDEKDFDEPDDELMVARFH, from the exons ATGGTGTTACgttcaaaaatattttttttcttcctcttattttttttatatctcaATGAAAAAGTCATATGTTCCATAAacgaaaatgaaaatgaaactAAAACTATAAGTCAATATGAAAATCAAAATCAAAATGTTAATCAAACGATAAATCACTATGACAATATTGATCAATTAAAATCGATGATTGGAAATGACGaattacataaaaatttaacaattttagaaaaattaattttagaatcattagaaaaagataaattaaaatatcctCTAATAAAAGAAGGAAGTGACCAGTTGTTAGATATATCgaaatttcaaaaaaaaaatgttagcGATACGAATGATGAATCGTATGTTATACCTACGATCCAATCGTCTTTTCACGATATTGTAAAATATGAACATCTAATGAAAAAACaattaatagaaatatataattctgaTATTTCAGAtataattaagaaaaaaatatttattgtacGAACattaaaaacaataaaattaatgCTTATACCTTTAAATTCGTATAAACAAAAGAACAATTTAAAATGTGCACTcgaagaattaaataatgtatttataacCAAAAATGTGGAGGAGAAGAAAACAATTAGTCCAGTAGGGGATCACGCAACATTTTTTAGTAATCTGTTAACacgttttaaaaatattatatctgGAGTGCATGATATTGAACAGTCACATGGAATAAAACCTAAAAAAGAATTACTTATATTAGATGATACCAAAATAGATGTGATGGACACGaacgattttttttttacgacCAATAccaatataaattttatggaAGCGTTAGATGATATAACTAACCAGTATGGATTAGGGTTAATTAACCATTTGGGTCCTCATCTAAtag ccCTGGGACATTTTATTGTATTAAAATTAGcacttaaaaattataatagttATTTCCAAGCAAAAAGTATCAAATTTTTTAGTTGGCAAAACATTTTACAATTTAGTTTAACTGATCGATTTAAAGTTCTTGATATGATGTGCGACCATGAATCTGTATATTATTCGGAAAAAAAACGTAGAAAAACGTACTTGAAAGTGGATCGATCACACACAAGTATGGAATGTAATATTTTGGAATACCtaatacattattttaataaatatcagctagaaataataaaaactacTCAAGATACCGATTTTGATTTACATGGGATGATggaacataaatatataaaagattatttcttttcatttatgTGTAATGATCCTAAagaatgtattatttatcatacgaaccaatttaaaaaagaagcaAACGAAGAAAATACGTTCCCCGAAGAACCCAATCGCGAAATAAgtgcatataatatatatttgaattattattatttcatgaAACGTTACAGTTCTTACGGAACAAAAAAAACTTTATATGTCCATTTATTAAACTTAACAGGACTTCtaa attATGATATTAGAGCGTATGTCACATCACTTTATTTACCAGGATATTATAAcg ctGTTGAAATGTCTTTTACAGAAGAAAAAGAGTTTTCTACCCTTTTTGAAAACTTActaaaat gTATTGAGAAATGTCATTTACACCAACCAAATACATTATCAAAAGATAGTAATTTTCTCAACGATGTATCCAAATGCGATGTATGCAAAGGAGCATTTTTATACTCTAAcc tcaAATTTGATGAAGTTCCTTCGATGGTACAGAAATTTTACGTATATTTAACTAAAGGTCTCAAAATACAAAAAGTATCAGCTCTAATGAGAACGTTAGATATGTATCAAGAGTACAGTAATTTCTTATCCCATGATATTAATTGGTACacgtttttatttttatttcgaCTTACCAGTTTTAAGg ATATTTCAACCAAAAATATCGCTGAAGCAATGTATTTAAACATAAAAGACGAAGATTCGTTCAACCGAACGGTCGTAACAAACTATTGGTTCCCTTCccctataaaaaaatattatactttATATGTTAGAAAACGTATTCCAAACAATTTGGTCGATG AATTGGAAAAATTAATGAAAGTTGGAACGTtggaaaaaatgaaaaaatctCTCACCTTTCTGGTCCATGTCAATTCGTTTCTGCAACTAGATTTTTTCCATCAATTAAATGAACCACCTCTAGGATTACCGAGATCTTATCCTTTATCGTTAATTCTCGAACATAAATTTAAAGATTGGATGATCAGTTCGCCCGCaggtttttatttttccaatTATCACAATccatatataagaaaagatTTGCACGATAAAGTGTTATCACAGAAATTTGAACCGCCAAAAATGAACCAGTGGAACAAAGTTTTGAAATCGTTGATCGAATGTGCTTACGATATGTATTTTGATCAACGACATgtgaaaaatttatataaatatcataacatttataatatcaataacAAATTAATGTTAATGCGCGACTCCATGGATTTGTACAAAACACATTTTGACGACGTGTTATTTTTTGcagatatatttaatatgagAAAATATATGACTGCTACCccaacatataaaaaagtaaaagaTCGTGTGTACCATACATTGCATAGTATTATGGGAAATTCGGTCAATTTTTACAATTATGGTATTATTTATGGatttaaaataaacaaaGAAATATTGAAAGAAGTAATGGACGAATTGTtttccatatataattttaacacAGATATATTTTCAGATACATCTTTTTTGCAAACcgtttatttattatttagaaGAATAGAAGAAACATACAGGACACAACGAAGAGATGACAAGatg AGCGTGAATAATGTTTTTTTCATGAATGTGGcaaataattattcaaaaTTAAACAAAGAAGAACGCGAACTGGAAATCCATAATTCTATGGCGTCGAGATATTATGCAAAAACTATGTTTGCAGCATTTCAAATGTTATTTTCCACAATGTTAAGTAATAATGCAGATCATCTGGACAAAGCATATGGATTAAGTGAAAATATCCAGGTAGCAACAAGTACTTCCGCATTTCTTACATTTGCATATGTATATAACGGAAGTATCATGGATAGTATGACGAACAGTTTGTTGCCACCATATGCGAAAAAACCTATAACACAATTAAAATATGGGAAAACGTTCGTTTTCTCCAACTTTTTCATGCTTGCATCCAAAATGTACGATatgttaaattataaaaatttaagtcTTTTATGTGAATATCAGGCAGTGGCAAGTGCAAATTTCTACTCGTCTAAAAAAGTGGGTCAGTTTATTGGAAGAAAATTTTTACCCATCACTACCTATTATCTATATCTCAGAATTGGCGGATCAAGTGTATGGACACTTGGTAAAAGTTGTACAACAAGTAGTACAGATCCAACGCATAGTTGTACTACTCATACTACTAAATGTAATACAATAAATGCTGCGCCACACAAATTTTTCTTCAATAACGACCTTGCACGCGATGCCTCCATAtacttgtttttttattttttttcgaaTTTATACCTGGATGCGGGCAAATCGTTTCCTGGAGGGTTTGGTCCTGCAATAAAAGAACAAACAAAACATGTTAGTGAAAAAACGTACGAACGCAAACCTTCCGTTCATAGTTTTAATAGAAATTTTTTCATGGAATTGACGAACGGGTTCATGTAcgctttttgttttttcgcagtattttctttatacgcatattatgaaaatattcatttttatattactagCAATTTCCGTTTCTTGGAAAGATATTATGGAGTattcaataaatatttaataaattttgtaCGAACcaaaattaaagaatatacaagtgatcttttaataaaatacgAACGTGAAGCATacttaaatatgaaaaagtaTGGGTATCTAGGTGAAGTTATTGCTTCACGATTGTCTCCCAAAGATAAAATCATGAATTATTTGCACGAAACGAACGAGGAGACCATGAATAATTTAAGACGATATGATATGGAACATGCGTTCAAGAACAAAATGGCTACATATGTGGACGATTTTGCTTTTTTTGACGATTGTGGAAAAAACGAAcaatttttaaatgaaaGATGTGATTACTGTCCTGTTGTTGAAGAAGTGGAAGAAACACAACTACAACCACAATTACTCCCCCACACTGATGAGACCACTAACCTGTCTGAGCCAACGAGTGCGTATGTTGatgttgaaaaaataaatgaagaacATTCGGAAGATAGTGATGATGAGAAGGATTTCGATGAACCCGACGATGAATTAATGGTTGCACGTTTTCACTaa